The DNA window CCTCCGGGTGATCGGGGTCCTGGCCCGCTGGCTCCTGGCCGAGCGGCGCAGGGCGCCGGTGGCCGAAGATCGCCTGGAGTTGCGGTGCTGGCCGTGGGATTGCGACATCCTCGGACACATGAACAACGCGCGCTACCTGTCGCTCATGGACGTGGCGCGCTGGCATTTCACCTTCGCAAGCGGCCTGTGGAGGCGCTTTCGCGACACCCGCGCCTTCCCGGTGATGGTCCGCTGCGAAATAGACTTCCGGCGCTCCATCAAGCCCTTCGAGCGCTTCTCGCTGGTCACCCGGCCGCACCGGGCGGGCGGCAGGAGTGTCGTGGTCTCGCAGCGCTTCCTGGTGGGAGATCAGGTTGCCGCCGAAGCCCTGGTGACGCTCACGTTCATTCGCGGCGGACGGCCCGCCGAGGTTTCGGCCGTCCTCGACGCCTTGCCGCATCTGGCCGCCACCACGCCCCCGCTCTCCGCATCATTAAACGTCCGAAACGACGGCGAAACCCGGATTTAACAGGGCGCGGGCTGTAATGGCCCGCTATGAAACCCGCAACGCACAAACCCTGGCTCTCGCTCGCCGCGCTGATCGCAGCTTCCGGCTGCGCCGCGACGACGCCGACCGCCCCGCTGCAGGCCCCTGGCGTGGGTAGCGGCCCGGGCGGCAAGACCGACCGAGACACGCAATCCCTCTTCCCGGCCGGCATGGCGCCGCGCGTGATCGTGCGCTACAAGGCCGGCCGCGAAATGCGCATGCAGGCCCTCGGCGGCGCCTGGCGCGACCTCACCCTTCCCCGCACCGCCGTGCGCACCCTCGACGCCGGCGCCGATCTGGCGGCGGAAGTCGATCGGCTCCAGGCTGATCCGGACGTGGAGTACGCCGAACCCGACTGGCCGATGACCGCGTTCCTCACCCCCGACGATCCCCAGGCGTCC is part of the Candidatus Tanganyikabacteria bacterium genome and encodes:
- a CDS encoding acyl-CoA thioesterase codes for the protein MISVRLRVIGVLARWLLAERRRAPVAEDRLELRCWPWDCDILGHMNNARYLSLMDVARWHFTFASGLWRRFRDTRAFPVMVRCEIDFRRSIKPFERFSLVTRPHRAGGRSVVVSQRFLVGDQVAAEALVTLTFIRGGRPAEVSAVLDALPHLAATTPPLSASLNVRNDGETRI